CGCGCGCGTCGCCCGCGTAGCCGGGCGCGTCCGCGCGCAGCGTGTCGATCGTGACGAGGACGACGTCCCGGACGGAACCGGAAACGGGCGCCGCCGGCCGGCGGCAGCCCCCGAGGGCCGCCGCCAGCACGAGGAACGCGACTTTCTTCAACGGGAGCCGCGGGCGCCCGCCGCCCCGGGAATCATCCGTGGGAGGGCGTCTTGCGCGCCGGCTTCCCCGGCTTCATCGAGTTCAGGAGCTCCTTGACCGTGTCGGCGTTGGTTCCCGTCGGCGCGATCTGAAGGTACTTCTCGAAGTCGGCCTTCGCGTCGTCGACGTGCTTCTCCGAATAGCGAGCCAGTCCGCGATAGTAGTAGGCGTCGGCGTTGTCGGGGCTCTCCGGCGCCTTGGTGATCGCCTTGGTGAACCACTGGTCGGCATCCGCGGCGCGCCCCTTGTTGTAGTAGTTGATCCCCATGTTCAGGTACGGCCCGGGATCCGTGATCTTCTCGTCGGGGACCTTCTCCATCGCCGCCTTGCCTTCGTCGAGGTTTCCCTTCTGGAGCTCGATCTCGGCGATGATCAGCCAGCTGTTCGTGTCGTCGGGCGCGACCGCGACCACCTTCTTCGCGTAGTTGAGCGCGTCGTCGTACTGCTTGGCGTTGTAGCAGGCGAGCTCCAGGTGCTCGAGGACGCCCTGGTTGTCCGGAAGGTCGACGAGCACTTTCTCGTAGTTGGCGCGCGCTTCGGCCCAGTTCTTCTCGTTCCACGCC
The DNA window shown above is from Thermoanaerobaculia bacterium and carries:
- a CDS encoding tetratricopeptide repeat protein, with translation MSVKKYSLVFLAVLCASALSAQDWTGRGRLEGNVKDADGKPIANATVSLRWTDGKGPDVKTNDKGHWARMGLNGGQWNVDISAPGYQTKKTSFPVSQAARNEPINVTLEKAAPQEAPHEELSVGGKKISKETADAIEKANAAWNEKNWAEARANYEKVLVDLPDNQGVLEHLELACYNAKQYDDALNYAKKVVAVAPDDTNSWLIIAEIELQKGNLDEGKAAMEKVPDEKITDPGPYLNMGINYYNKGRAADADQWFTKAITKAPESPDNADAYYYRGLARYSEKHVDDAKADFEKYLQIAPTGTNADTVKELLNSMKPGKPARKTPSHG